The Calliphora vicina chromosome 3, idCalVici1.1, whole genome shotgun sequence genome contains a region encoding:
- the LOC135956080 gene encoding uncharacterized protein LOC135956080: MMNVKVAFALLAFAVVCAQAKPSHPYGFHGVPDHLDLVPPVLPPAHFHAAPADPWFPQHHAKFLPPAHFHAGHLLPAPAPLLPAPAPLLPAPAPLLPAPAQLLPAPAHFHPAPTQFLPAPAHFLPAPAPLLPAPVVHTHAHVVPAPAPILPPVYEALPFVEPLPSYRAIPGPKTTTHHVSVGYAFPQPRLAKLHAVSHGHVHAVPHAHLHAAPLTLAHHHHSLF; encoded by the exons ATGATGAATGTTAAAGTG GCTTTCGCCTTGTTAGCTTTCGCTGTTGTATGCGCACAGGCTAAACCCTCCCATCCCTATGGTTTCCATGGAGTACCCGATCATTTGGATTTAGTGCCACCAGTATTACCACCAGCCCATTTCCATGCTGCCCCTGCAGATCCTTGGTTCCCTCAACATCACGCTAAATTTTTACCACCAGCTCACTTCCATGCTGGTCATCTTTTGCCAGCCCCTGCACCTTTGCTACCAGCTCCAGCACCTCTACTACCAGCCCCAGCACCTTTGTTGCCTGCTCCAGCTCAATTACTCCCAGCTCCAGCACATTTCCACCCTGCTCCCACTCAATTTCTCCCAGCTCCAGCACATTTCCTCCCAGCTCCTGCTCCTTTACTGCCCGCTCCTGTGGTACATACTCATGCCCATGTTGTTCCAGCTCCCGCTCCCATCCTCCCTCCCGTGTACGAAGCTCTACCTTTCGTAGAACCCCTACCCAGCTATCGCGCTATTCCTGGACCAAAAACCACCACTCATCATGTGTCTGTGGGTTATGCCTTCCCCCAACCACGTTTAGCTAAATTACATGCCGTATCACATGGCCATGTCCATGCTGTGCCCCATGCTCATCTCCATGCTGCACCTTTAACATTggctcatcatcatcattcacTTTTCTAG